One window of Brachybacterium ginsengisoli genomic DNA carries:
- a CDS encoding MFS transporter encodes MASIPDSAAPRAAARRPRPPVVPFSLWDGGMSAFSSVILTFVFATYVASAVASEGAVGDEAVKAAQDHGSQVLTTWQAVGAVAIALLAPLLGNLADRGGARNTLLRVTTLATVVTVALMPMVALDADYLTLGAALIALAVVFSELAGVFVNSVLPEISTPENRGRISGTAWAVGYWGSIVCLGLVLVLFVMPGTGLLGITGENGWNYRAIPLFVALWILVGTLPLMLRAPKHAASAPGERWNPWQGYAHIVRRVIRAFREEPVMLQYLVASAIYRDGLGAVFSIAGVLAANAYGFSTVEIIIFGIAANLVAGIGVFLGGRVDDRVGPRPVIIAGCIGIIVLGLVVLFLASSAVFWVAGLSICLFVGPVQSASRNLLTRLSQPGRETENFGLYATTGRALGFLGTAAFAATVAISGDTRTGILGIVLVMAVGLIAFLPIRLGAAGRASSAA; translated from the coding sequence ATGGCCAGCATCCCGGACTCCGCGGCGCCCCGAGCCGCCGCGCGTCGCCCGCGTCCGCCCGTCGTCCCCTTCTCCCTGTGGGACGGAGGGATGTCCGCCTTCAGCTCGGTCATCCTCACCTTCGTCTTCGCGACCTACGTCGCCAGCGCGGTCGCCTCCGAGGGCGCCGTGGGCGACGAGGCCGTCAAGGCGGCGCAGGACCACGGATCCCAGGTCCTCACCACCTGGCAGGCGGTCGGCGCGGTGGCGATCGCGCTGCTGGCTCCCCTGCTGGGCAACCTCGCGGACCGGGGCGGCGCCCGCAACACCCTGCTGCGGGTCACCACCCTCGCCACGGTGGTCACCGTCGCGCTGATGCCGATGGTGGCCCTCGACGCCGACTACCTGACGCTGGGGGCGGCGCTGATCGCTCTGGCCGTGGTGTTCAGCGAGCTCGCCGGGGTGTTCGTGAACTCCGTGCTGCCGGAGATCTCCACCCCGGAGAACCGCGGACGCATCTCCGGCACGGCCTGGGCCGTGGGCTACTGGGGCTCGATCGTGTGCCTGGGACTGGTGCTCGTGCTGTTCGTGATGCCCGGCACCGGGCTGCTCGGCATCACCGGGGAGAACGGCTGGAACTACCGCGCGATCCCCCTGTTCGTCGCGCTGTGGATCCTGGTCGGCACTCTGCCGCTCATGCTGCGGGCGCCGAAGCATGCGGCCTCCGCTCCGGGCGAGCGGTGGAACCCCTGGCAGGGCTATGCGCACATCGTGCGCCGCGTGATCCGGGCCTTCCGCGAGGAGCCGGTCATGCTGCAGTACCTGGTGGCCTCCGCGATCTACCGCGACGGGCTCGGCGCCGTCTTCTCCATCGCCGGCGTCCTGGCGGCCAACGCCTACGGCTTCTCGACGGTGGAGATCATCATCTTCGGGATCGCCGCGAACCTCGTGGCCGGGATCGGCGTCTTCCTCGGCGGCCGGGTCGACGACCGCGTCGGGCCGCGCCCCGTGATCATCGCCGGCTGCATCGGGATCATCGTGCTGGGCCTGGTCGTGCTGTTCCTTGCGTCGTCCGCCGTGTTCTGGGTCGCGGGCCTGTCGATCTGCCTGTTCGTGGGCCCTGTGCAGTCCGCCTCGCGGAACCTGCTCACCCGCCTGTCCCAGCCGGGCCGGGAGACGGAGAACTTCGGCCTCTACGCCACCACCGGGCGGGCGCTGGGCTTCCTGGGCACCGCCGCCTTCGCCGCGACCGTGGCGATCTCCGGCGACACCCGCACCGGCATCCTCGGGATCGTGCTGGTGATGGCGGTGGGCCTTATCGCGTTCCTGCCGATCCGGCTCGGCGCCGCGGGGCGCGCGAGCAGCGCCGCCTGA
- a CDS encoding Na+/H+ antiporter subunit A → MLLAHMVAALVGPLLVRRIGRNAFYPLAAVPGASAVWLATLDPVALAEHPREAVLPWIPAFGIDLAFRLDTLSWVLALIATGIGAIVLLYCARYFKDTEPGLGRFAALLTAFAGAMVGLVLSDDVMMLYTFWELTTIFSYLLVGHYQDKQASRRAALNALISTTAGGLAMLVGLLMLALPAGSMRLSVIVADPMWEQAGPFLVTAMVLILVGATSKSALVPTHFWLPGAMAAPTPVSAYLHAAAMVKAGIYLILRVAPALTHLEVVSIVLAAVGAATMLVGGWRALRQTDIKLLLAYGTVSQLGFLAAVAAIATHDAVLVALAMLIAHAVFKAPLFMVVGIIDKKFGTRDLRVLSGVWRAAPVVAVIGIVSAASMAAVPPLYGFVAKEAIYTALWTAGGWQRLLLIALIAGSILTVAYSWRFVHGAFGAAPGAPRVATPRIPVLYWLPPAAVAALSIVLCVVVGPLEEILRAYSSMLPETGEGVHLAVVPHVGVPLLASALTLGLGIVVSVLARPVAAFQKKVSPQSWAEGGLAEAFDAERGFRRILRATDALSIVATSFFQRGSLPYTLGTMLVVLIALVVPVALTQSPLPDNLVLFQHPVELIVLPIAALAALGAARSRRRLRAVFLITVTGYCAALLFLVAGAPDVAITQVLVETAMTVVLVLVLRRLPIHFSRRPLRIGAWGRWGIAISTAVVLCGGTLYAADARYREALGPGLIEPAYTIGGGHNVVNVTLVDARVWDTMGEIGVLLVVATGVASLVFVTRRERPIARVRDLQSKTSIWRRRVDAELPQNALDFDARPDDAAGGNRWRTWLSAGLTLAPERRMVILEVITRIAFPMMMMFSIYLLMAGHNLPGGGFAGGLVAGLALALRYIAGGRYELSEAAPVQAGLVLGAGMALAVLAGVLPVLMGGNVFATATPVVHVPLLGELHFPSALIFDIGVYLVVLGVMLDFLRSLGSQIDQQQEAETDAR, encoded by the coding sequence ATGCTGCTCGCCCACATGGTGGCGGCGCTCGTGGGACCCCTCCTGGTGCGGCGGATCGGCCGCAACGCCTTCTACCCGCTGGCCGCGGTGCCGGGTGCCTCCGCGGTGTGGCTGGCGACGCTGGACCCGGTGGCCCTCGCCGAGCATCCGCGCGAGGCGGTCCTTCCCTGGATCCCCGCCTTCGGCATCGACCTCGCGTTCCGCCTGGACACCCTGAGCTGGGTCCTGGCGCTGATCGCCACCGGCATCGGGGCGATCGTGCTGCTGTACTGCGCGCGGTACTTCAAGGACACCGAGCCCGGGCTGGGCCGCTTCGCCGCGCTGCTGACCGCCTTCGCCGGGGCGATGGTGGGCCTGGTGCTCTCCGACGACGTGATGATGCTCTACACCTTCTGGGAGCTCACCACGATCTTCTCCTACCTCCTGGTGGGCCACTACCAGGACAAGCAGGCCTCGCGACGTGCGGCGCTGAACGCGCTGATCTCCACCACCGCCGGCGGTCTGGCGATGCTGGTGGGTCTGCTGATGCTCGCGCTGCCCGCCGGGTCGATGCGGCTCTCGGTCATCGTGGCCGATCCCATGTGGGAGCAGGCGGGGCCCTTCCTCGTCACCGCGATGGTGCTGATCCTGGTGGGCGCGACGAGCAAGTCCGCGCTGGTGCCCACCCACTTCTGGCTCCCCGGGGCGATGGCCGCGCCCACCCCGGTCTCCGCGTACCTGCACGCCGCGGCGATGGTGAAGGCAGGCATCTACCTGATCCTGCGCGTCGCGCCGGCGCTGACCCACCTCGAGGTCGTCTCGATCGTCCTGGCGGCGGTGGGCGCGGCCACGATGCTGGTGGGCGGCTGGCGCGCCCTGCGGCAGACGGACATCAAGCTCCTGCTCGCCTACGGCACCGTCTCCCAGCTGGGATTCCTCGCGGCGGTCGCCGCGATCGCCACCCACGACGCGGTGCTGGTGGCGCTCGCGATGCTCATCGCCCACGCTGTCTTCAAGGCGCCGCTGTTCATGGTCGTGGGCATCATCGACAAGAAGTTCGGCACCCGTGACCTGCGGGTGCTCTCCGGCGTATGGCGGGCCGCCCCCGTCGTCGCCGTGATCGGCATCGTCTCGGCGGCGTCGATGGCCGCCGTCCCGCCGCTGTACGGCTTCGTCGCGAAGGAGGCGATCTACACCGCGCTGTGGACCGCCGGAGGCTGGCAGCGCCTGCTCCTGATCGCCCTGATCGCCGGGTCGATCCTCACCGTCGCCTACTCGTGGCGCTTCGTCCACGGAGCCTTCGGCGCCGCACCGGGCGCCCCGCGGGTCGCGACGCCACGGATCCCGGTCCTGTACTGGCTGCCGCCGGCCGCGGTGGCCGCGCTCTCGATCGTCCTGTGCGTGGTGGTCGGCCCGCTGGAGGAGATCCTGCGCGCGTACTCCTCGATGCTCCCGGAGACCGGCGAGGGGGTGCACCTCGCCGTGGTCCCGCATGTCGGGGTGCCGCTTCTGGCCTCCGCCCTCACCCTCGGGCTCGGCATCGTGGTGAGCGTGCTCGCCCGCCCCGTCGCCGCGTTCCAGAAGAAGGTCTCCCCGCAGTCCTGGGCCGAGGGCGGCCTGGCCGAGGCCTTCGACGCCGAGCGCGGCTTCCGCCGGATCCTGCGCGCCACCGACGCGCTCTCGATCGTGGCGACCTCGTTCTTCCAGCGGGGCTCCCTGCCCTACACCCTGGGCACGATGCTCGTGGTGCTGATCGCCCTGGTGGTGCCGGTCGCGCTGACCCAGTCGCCGCTGCCGGACAACCTGGTGCTCTTCCAGCATCCGGTCGAGCTGATCGTGCTGCCGATCGCCGCGCTCGCCGCCCTCGGTGCCGCGCGCTCCCGCCGTCGGCTGCGCGCGGTCTTCCTGATCACTGTTACCGGGTACTGCGCAGCCCTGCTGTTCCTGGTCGCGGGCGCTCCGGACGTGGCCATCACCCAGGTGCTGGTCGAGACCGCGATGACCGTGGTCCTGGTGCTCGTGCTGCGGCGCCTGCCGATCCACTTCTCCCGTCGTCCGCTGCGGATCGGCGCCTGGGGGCGCTGGGGGATCGCGATCTCGACCGCCGTGGTGCTCTGCGGCGGGACGCTGTACGCGGCGGACGCCCGCTACCGCGAGGCGCTCGGACCCGGACTCATCGAGCCGGCCTACACGATCGGCGGCGGGCACAACGTCGTCAACGTGACCCTGGTCGACGCCCGCGTCTGGGACACGATGGGCGAGATCGGCGTGCTCCTGGTGGTCGCCACCGGAGTCGCCTCCCTCGTCTTCGTCACCCGGCGCGAGCGTCCGATCGCCCGCGTGCGCGACCTCCAGTCCAAGACCTCCATCTGGCGTCGCCGGGTGGACGCGGAGCTGCCGCAGAACGCCCTGGACTTCGACGCCCGCCCCGACGACGCCGCCGGCGGCAACCGCTGGCGCACCTGGCTCTCGGCCGGGCTGACCCTCGCCCCCGAGCGGCGCATGGTGATCCTCGAGGTCATCACCCGCATCGCCTTCCCGATGATGATGATGTTCTCGATCTACCTGCTGATGGCCGGGCACAACCTGCCCGGCGGCGGCTTCGCCGGCGGGCTGGTCGCCGGTCTCGCCCTGGCGCTGCGCTACATCGCCGGCGGCCGCTACGAGCTGAGCGAGGCGGCACCCGTGCAGGCCGGCCTGGTGCTCGGCGCCGGCATGGCCCTCGCCGTGCTGGCCGGGGTGCTCCCGGTGCTCATGGGCGGGAACGTCTTCGCCACCGCCACGCCCGTCGTGCACGTGCCGCTGCTGGGCGAGCTGCACTTCCCCAGCGCGCTCATCTTCGACATCGGCGTCTACCTGGTGGTGCTCGGCGTGATGCTCGACTTCCTGCGCTCCCTCGGATCGCAGATCGACCAGCAGCAGGAGGCGGAGACCGATGCCCGTTAG
- a CDS encoding Na(+)/H(+) antiporter subunit C: MPVSLALLLTAGVLVACGVYLVLERTLSRIVLGFVLLGNGVNLLFIIAAGKPGLPPFEGSADPEQMTDPLPFAMVLTAIVISLGITAFGLALAYRAWQLFGHDEVPDDVEDRRVLRRRRRRSEEVDDLPWSQALTEESRRGALAHSQGMYRPEDEDPLGADLTSAEDVPQDATEADEGYEPLPSRGSRRRAAKREARGGSRREVPPDGHEDATTSHLDGPDPEAAPRAAGAPGTGPATEIDHESDHERDEGPGEE, from the coding sequence ATGCCCGTTAGCCTCGCCCTGCTCCTGACCGCCGGGGTGCTCGTCGCCTGCGGCGTCTACCTCGTGCTCGAGCGCACCCTGAGCCGCATCGTGCTCGGCTTCGTGCTGCTGGGCAACGGTGTGAACCTGCTGTTCATCATCGCCGCCGGGAAGCCCGGGCTGCCACCCTTCGAGGGCAGCGCGGACCCGGAGCAGATGACGGACCCGCTGCCCTTCGCGATGGTGCTCACCGCGATCGTGATCTCCCTGGGCATCACCGCCTTCGGCCTCGCGCTGGCCTACCGGGCCTGGCAGCTCTTCGGCCACGACGAGGTCCCCGACGACGTCGAGGACCGCCGGGTCCTGCGCCGGCGGCGCCGGCGGTCGGAGGAGGTCGACGACCTGCCCTGGTCGCAGGCCCTCACCGAGGAGTCGCGGCGCGGCGCGCTCGCGCACTCGCAGGGGATGTACCGGCCCGAGGACGAGGACCCGCTGGGCGCGGACCTCACCAGCGCCGAGGACGTCCCCCAGGACGCCACCGAGGCCGACGAGGGCTACGAGCCCCTCCCGTCGCGCGGATCGCGTCGGCGGGCGGCGAAGAGGGAGGCGCGCGGCGGCTCGCGGCGCGAGGTCCCGCCCGACGGCCACGAGGACGCCACGACCTCGCACCTGGACGGCCCGGATCCCGAGGCCGCTCCCCGGGCGGCCGGGGCACCGGGCACCGGGCCCGCGACCGAGATCGACCACGAGAGCGACCACGAGCGAGACGAAGGGCCGGGTGAGGAATGA
- a CDS encoding Na+/H+ antiporter subunit D, whose translation MSIELLLALPVMLPLGGAAITLLLRHYARLQLWVAILTLAAIVSVALTLGYHVIQHGVLVLQIGNWTPQLGIVLVADRLTALMLLVSSVVTLAVLVYSSAQTVSENTERTPVAIYHPTYLALVAGVSMAFLAGDLFNLYVGFEVLLAASYVLLTLGGSASRVRAATTYVIVSLLSSVIFLAAVAAVYSAVGTVNLAEMAVRLDGLEPGTRMILELMLLVAFAIKAAIFPLSAWLPDSYPTAPAPVTAVFAGLLTKVGIYAILRLETLLFPASQISNLLLAAAALSLIIGIFGAVAQTDLKRVLSFTLVSHMGYMLFGIGMTTQMGMAATIYYVAHHITVQSTLFLGAGLIEHRGGTTNLIKLGGLQKLAPVIAVLFFIPAMNLAGIPPFSGFIGKVGLIEAGIAYDSTSGWILIAISVLTSLLTLYAIAKIWNRAFWQEPSEDMIARDVPLPRVMGGATAAMIVFSLALTVFAGPLMNYADEAASSVLERVPYVSAVLGDEAAQHLEYRIDDQGNRLDGDGQEVER comes from the coding sequence ATGAGCATCGAACTCCTCCTCGCCCTGCCGGTCATGCTGCCGCTGGGCGGCGCCGCCATCACGCTGCTGCTGCGGCACTACGCCCGTCTCCAGCTCTGGGTCGCGATCCTCACCCTGGCCGCCATCGTCTCGGTCGCGCTCACCCTCGGCTATCACGTCATCCAGCACGGCGTGCTGGTCCTCCAGATCGGCAACTGGACCCCGCAGCTGGGGATCGTGCTGGTCGCGGACCGTCTCACGGCGCTCATGCTGCTGGTCTCGAGCGTCGTCACCCTCGCGGTGCTGGTCTACTCGAGCGCGCAGACCGTCAGCGAGAACACCGAGCGCACCCCGGTGGCGATCTACCACCCCACCTATCTGGCCCTGGTGGCCGGGGTGTCGATGGCGTTCCTCGCCGGCGACCTGTTCAACCTCTACGTCGGCTTCGAGGTGCTGCTGGCGGCGAGCTACGTGCTGCTCACCCTGGGCGGCTCCGCCTCGCGGGTGCGCGCCGCCACGACCTATGTCATCGTCTCGCTGCTGAGCTCGGTGATCTTCCTGGCGGCGGTGGCCGCGGTGTACTCCGCCGTCGGCACCGTGAACCTGGCCGAGATGGCCGTGCGGCTGGACGGGCTGGAGCCCGGCACCCGGATGATCCTGGAGCTGATGCTGCTGGTGGCCTTCGCCATCAAGGCCGCGATCTTCCCGCTGAGCGCATGGCTGCCGGACTCCTACCCGACGGCCCCGGCGCCCGTGACCGCGGTCTTCGCGGGCCTGCTCACCAAGGTCGGCATCTACGCGATCCTGCGCCTGGAGACCCTGCTGTTCCCCGCCTCGCAGATCTCGAACCTGCTCCTGGCGGCCGCGGCGCTGAGCCTGATCATCGGCATCTTCGGCGCCGTCGCGCAGACGGACCTCAAGCGCGTGCTGTCCTTCACCCTGGTCTCCCATATGGGGTACATGCTCTTCGGCATCGGGATGACCACGCAGATGGGCATGGCGGCGACGATCTACTACGTCGCCCACCACATCACCGTGCAGTCCACGCTGTTCCTCGGCGCCGGTCTGATCGAGCACCGCGGCGGCACCACGAACCTCATCAAGCTCGGAGGGCTGCAGAAGCTCGCCCCGGTGATCGCGGTGCTGTTCTTCATCCCGGCCATGAACCTCGCCGGCATCCCGCCGTTCTCCGGATTCATCGGCAAGGTGGGGCTGATCGAGGCCGGCATCGCCTATGACAGCACCTCCGGCTGGATCCTCATCGCCATCAGCGTCCTCACCAGCCTGCTGACCCTGTACGCGATCGCGAAGATCTGGAACCGCGCCTTCTGGCAGGAGCCCAGCGAGGACATGATCGCCCGCGACGTGCCGCTGCCGCGGGTGATGGGCGGGGCGACCGCCGCGATGATCGTGTTCTCCCTGGCGCTCACCGTGTTCGCCGGCCCCCTGATGAACTACGCGGACGAGGCGGCCAGCTCCGTGCTCGAGCGCGTCCCGTACGTCAGCGCAGTGCTCGGCGACGAGGCCGCGCAGCACCTCGAGTACCGGATCGACGACCAGGGCAATCGCCTGGACGGCGACGGACAGGAGGTCGAGCGATGA
- a CDS encoding Na+/H+ antiporter subunit E, whose protein sequence is MISRRLGDLRHSWMWMLISVALWCLLWGGIDLKNVLGGLVVALGVFVLFPMPPTGRELTLRPVRFTLFVLRFLADCVVSAIQVGYFALRPGPQPPSSVIAVTMASRSDFFLTFTGVLCTLIPGSVVVEAQRATGTLFLHTFNAGTPEAVERARADVLAQEARLLWAVGRREVLEEAGLR, encoded by the coding sequence ATGATCAGTCGACGCCTCGGCGACCTGCGGCATTCCTGGATGTGGATGCTGATCTCGGTCGCGCTGTGGTGCCTGCTGTGGGGCGGGATCGACCTCAAGAACGTGCTCGGCGGCCTCGTGGTGGCCCTCGGCGTGTTCGTCCTGTTCCCGATGCCGCCCACGGGCCGCGAGCTGACCCTGCGGCCCGTGCGCTTCACCCTGTTCGTGCTGCGCTTCCTCGCCGACTGCGTGGTCTCCGCCATCCAGGTGGGGTACTTCGCGCTGCGCCCGGGGCCCCAGCCGCCGAGCTCCGTGATCGCCGTGACCATGGCCTCCCGCTCGGACTTCTTCCTCACCTTCACCGGGGTGCTGTGCACCCTGATCCCGGGGTCCGTGGTGGTCGAGGCCCAGCGCGCGACCGGCACGCTCTTCCTGCACACCTTCAACGCCGGCACCCCCGAGGCGGTGGAGCGGGCCCGGGCGGACGTCCTGGCGCAGGAGGCGCGGCTGCTGTGGGCCGTCGGGCGCCGCGAGGTCCTCGAGGAGGCGGGTCTGCGATGA
- a CDS encoding monovalent cation/H+ antiporter complex subunit F, giving the protein MSTFEIVLMVFAAILAAASLAVVYRMIVGPTILDRALASDSLVTLVVMGMALYVAQSGATWAGPAMLGLTGLAFIGTVTFARFVAREDPRQGTLGSHPAEPVTDTSGHEAIHPDPVAAPAAGDESDNAFGPLPEDAGQDPALDPSLHPELGADDPPEDPDHPGEPLSEEKRVAQAQARAEGAAGSRDGADGLESDGFGSDGFGSRGFGDEGRSRWPDEPTGGTR; this is encoded by the coding sequence ATGAGCACCTTCGAGATCGTCCTGATGGTCTTCGCCGCGATCCTCGCCGCCGCCTCGCTGGCCGTGGTGTACCGGATGATCGTGGGCCCCACGATCCTGGACCGGGCCCTGGCGAGCGACTCGCTGGTCACCCTGGTGGTGATGGGCATGGCGCTGTACGTCGCGCAGTCCGGTGCGACCTGGGCTGGCCCGGCGATGCTGGGCCTGACGGGCCTGGCGTTCATCGGTACCGTCACCTTCGCGCGCTTCGTGGCGCGCGAGGACCCCCGTCAGGGGACCCTCGGCAGCCATCCCGCCGAGCCGGTCACCGACACCTCGGGCCACGAGGCGATCCACCCCGATCCGGTCGCGGCTCCCGCAGCGGGGGACGAGTCCGACAACGCCTTCGGTCCGCTCCCGGAGGACGCGGGCCAGGACCCGGCGCTGGATCCCTCGCTGCATCCGGAGCTGGGCGCCGACGATCCGCCCGAGGACCCCGATCATCCCGGGGAGCCCCTGTCCGAGGAGAAGCGGGTCGCTCAGGCGCAGGCACGGGCCGAGGGAGCCGCCGGGAGCCGGGACGGGGCCGACGGGCTCGAGTCCGACGGCTTCGGCTCCGACGGGTTCGGATCCCGGGGCTTCGGGGACGAGGGCCGCTCCCGCTGGCCGGACGAGCCGACAGGAGGGACACGATGA
- a CDS encoding cation:proton antiporter — protein sequence MTVLEIISAVLIGGGLLLGVVAAIGLNRFDGVLMRIHAASKPQVLGLILVFAGASLAARSWSLAAFLLVVLLAQMLTVPAASVMVGRAAFRRGFVRGGDYAIDELTPRLADTDDDDDDEDGFVDESGDDHEGMADGDHDRFPENVVTLTTEPLTDPNWEEPEGGAAEVEDEEVIDIDLDDETELEAEQVAERAPRRD from the coding sequence ATGACCGTCCTCGAGATCATCTCCGCCGTGCTGATCGGCGGCGGACTGCTGCTGGGCGTCGTCGCCGCCATCGGCCTGAACCGATTCGACGGCGTGCTGATGCGCATCCACGCCGCCTCCAAGCCGCAGGTGCTGGGCCTCATCCTGGTGTTCGCCGGGGCCTCGCTCGCGGCGCGCTCCTGGTCCCTGGCCGCCTTCCTGCTGGTGGTCCTGCTCGCGCAGATGCTCACCGTGCCGGCGGCCAGCGTGATGGTGGGCCGTGCCGCCTTCCGCCGCGGCTTCGTGCGCGGCGGCGACTACGCGATCGACGAGCTCACCCCGCGCCTCGCGGACACCGATGACGACGATGACGACGAGGACGGGTTCGTCGACGAGAGCGGCGACGACCACGAGGGCATGGCCGACGGCGACCACGACCGGTTCCCGGAGAACGTGGTCACCCTGACCACGGAGCCGCTGACCGATCCGAACTGGGAGGAGCCGGAGGGCGGCGCCGCCGAGGTCGAGGACGAGGAAGTCATCGACATCGACCTGGACGACGAGACCGAGCTCGAGGCCGAGCAGGTCGCCGAGCGCGCCCCGCGCCGGGACTGA
- a CDS encoding formate--tetrahydrofolate ligase has product MSAENPDLEIAQAATLLPITEIAERAGIPAEALVPYGTNKAKVDVRRMTPTGTTGRLVLVSAMSPTPAGEGKSTTTVGLADAFSLQGHRTMVALREPALGPIMGIKGGATGGGHAQVVPMEDINLHFTGDFHAIQIANNTLAALVDNHLQQGNALNIDPRRIQWKRVVDVNDRALRQITIGLGGPTQGVPREDGFDIVVASEIMAVLCLASDLEDLAARIDRIVVGFTDDRTPVSVADLGVGGAITLLLKDALLPNLVQTLGGTPALVHGGPFANIAHGCNSLAATRLALSLADITVTEAGFGSDLGAEKFLDIKSRLGGLSPDAGVVVATVRALKMHGGVAKGDLAEENIDAALAGTANLARHVQNMRKFGIEPVIALNRFPTDTEAELEAVLAWAGEQGFRAALSEVWAKGGEGGLAVAEQVLAAIEQDEPDFHHLYDPADGVEETLRTLAREIYGADDVVFEDRAPAQLRMLKRNGWDTLPVCVAKTQYSFSDDPTALGAPTGHVLHVRDLVPKIGAGFVVALTGAIMTMPGLPKEPAALRMGVTDEGEAIGLF; this is encoded by the coding sequence ATGTCTGCCGAGAACCCGGACCTCGAGATCGCCCAGGCGGCGACGCTGCTGCCCATCACCGAGATCGCCGAGCGGGCCGGCATCCCCGCCGAGGCGCTGGTGCCCTACGGAACGAACAAGGCCAAGGTCGACGTGCGCAGGATGACGCCGACGGGCACGACGGGGAGGCTCGTGCTGGTCTCGGCGATGTCCCCGACCCCGGCCGGCGAGGGGAAGTCGACCACCACCGTGGGTCTCGCCGACGCCTTCTCCCTGCAGGGTCACCGCACCATGGTCGCCCTGCGCGAGCCGGCGCTCGGCCCGATCATGGGCATCAAGGGCGGCGCGACCGGCGGAGGCCACGCCCAGGTGGTGCCGATGGAGGACATCAACCTCCACTTCACCGGTGACTTCCACGCCATCCAGATCGCCAACAACACCCTCGCCGCCCTCGTCGACAACCACCTCCAGCAGGGCAACGCCCTGAACATCGATCCCCGCCGGATCCAGTGGAAGCGGGTCGTGGACGTCAACGACCGGGCGCTGCGGCAGATCACCATCGGGCTGGGCGGCCCCACACAGGGCGTGCCCCGCGAGGACGGCTTCGACATCGTGGTCGCCTCGGAGATCATGGCGGTGCTGTGCCTGGCCTCGGATCTGGAGGACCTCGCCGCCCGCATCGACCGGATCGTGGTGGGCTTCACCGACGACCGCACGCCCGTGAGCGTCGCCGATCTCGGCGTGGGCGGCGCCATCACCCTGCTGCTCAAGGACGCCCTGCTGCCGAACCTGGTCCAGACCCTCGGCGGGACCCCGGCGCTCGTGCACGGCGGCCCCTTCGCGAACATCGCCCACGGCTGCAACTCCCTCGCGGCGACGCGGCTCGCGCTGTCCCTGGCGGACATCACCGTCACCGAGGCCGGCTTCGGATCCGACCTCGGGGCCGAGAAGTTCCTCGACATCAAGTCACGCCTCGGCGGCCTCTCCCCCGACGCCGGCGTGGTGGTCGCGACCGTCCGGGCCCTGAAGATGCACGGTGGGGTCGCCAAGGGCGACCTGGCCGAGGAGAACATCGACGCGGCCCTCGCGGGTACCGCGAACCTCGCCCGGCACGTCCAGAACATGCGCAAGTTCGGGATCGAGCCCGTCATCGCGCTGAACCGCTTCCCCACCGACACCGAGGCGGAGCTCGAGGCCGTGCTCGCGTGGGCTGGCGAGCAGGGGTTCCGCGCCGCGCTCTCGGAGGTCTGGGCCAAGGGCGGTGAGGGCGGCCTGGCCGTCGCCGAGCAGGTCCTCGCCGCGATCGAGCAGGACGAGCCGGACTTCCACCACCTCTACGACCCCGCTGACGGGGTCGAGGAGACGCTGCGCACCCTGGCCCGCGAGATCTACGGCGCCGACGACGTGGTCTTCGAGGACCGCGCCCCGGCCCAGCTGCGGATGCTGAAGCGCAACGGCTGGGACACCCTGCCGGTGTGCGTCGCCAAGACCCAGTACTCCTTCTCCGACGACCCCACCGCGCTGGGGGCACCGACCGGGCACGTGCTGCACGTGCGGGACCTGGTGCCGAAGATCGGCGCCGGCTTCGTGGTGGCGCTGACCGGCGCGATCATGACCATGCCCGGCCTGCCCAAGGAGCCGGCGGCGCTGCGGATGGGCGTCACCGACGAGGGCGAGGCGATCGGTCTGTTCTGA
- a CDS encoding maleylpyruvate isomerase family mycothiol-dependent enzyme — protein MTSPDPWHRIHAERLHLAEVLRTLPATSWGASTLCDAWSVRDVVAHLTAAACTPTLPWLTNMLATRFDTDLHNQRLLLRHRGMDDAETLDRFESAVTARRAPFGVVEGALGEVLVHGQDIAIPLGLPLSPSREATRTVAEFYARKDFAVESHTLVRGVRLEASDDDLRLGDGPPVRGTMLSLVMAMAGRSVALDDLEGEGVDVLRRRLARR, from the coding sequence ATGACCAGCCCCGATCCGTGGCACCGGATCCACGCCGAGCGCCTGCACCTCGCCGAGGTCCTGCGCACCCTGCCGGCGACGAGCTGGGGTGCGAGCACGCTGTGCGATGCCTGGTCCGTCCGCGACGTCGTCGCCCATCTGACCGCCGCCGCGTGCACCCCGACCCTGCCGTGGCTCACGAACATGCTGGCCACGCGCTTCGACACCGATCTGCACAACCAGCGTCTGCTGCTGCGCCACCGCGGGATGGACGATGCCGAGACCCTCGACCGGTTCGAGAGCGCGGTGACCGCGAGGCGGGCACCCTTCGGCGTGGTCGAGGGAGCGCTCGGCGAGGTGCTCGTCCACGGGCAGGACATCGCCATCCCGCTGGGGCTTCCCCTCTCCCCCTCGCGCGAGGCGACGCGGACGGTCGCCGAGTTCTACGCCCGCAAGGACTTCGCCGTCGAGAGCCACACCCTCGTGCGCGGGGTGCGGCTCGAGGCGAGCGACGACGACCTCCGCCTCGGGGACGGTCCGCCGGTGCGCGGCACGATGCTGTCGCTGGTCATGGCGATGGCTGGCCGCTCCGTCGCGCTGGATGACCTGGAGGGGGAGGGCGTGGACGTGCTGCGGCGGCGTCTGGCGCGGCGCTGA